The sequence CCACGTCGAAGGTCTTGGTGGCAAGGACAACGTTGGGCTTGTAGGCCGCCATAGCTTCACCTCTTAGTCAAGTTACTACACGACCAGGCAGGGGCGTCACACCTAATAATAGTCGGATGGCGGGGGGCATTCAAGATTGCCTGCTAATGATTTAGGACGCCGCTAACAGGTGATTACGTTATACTTACGATACGCGCGACTAGGAGAAGTGACCAGATTGAGTCTCAAGCAAGCAGCGAACATGCCTTCAAAAAGTCTCCGAGCCATGGTCCTGGACTTCGATGGTGTGGTGCTGGAGTCCAATCAGATCAAGGCTGAAGCCTTTCGACGCCTTTTCTCGGACTACCCAGAGCATGGCGACGCCATTGTGAAGCTGCACCTTGCCCACGGCGGCATGTCGCGGTTTGAGAAGTTCCGCATTATATACCGCGATTTCTTGAAGAAGCCTCTAGGTGACGATGAGATGGAGCGGCTGAACCGGGCCCTTGGCAACCTTGTCGACGGGCAGTTGATGGTGTGCCCATTTGTCCGCGGCGCTGAAGAGTTTTTGAAGACGATGGCGCCAAGGTACCCGCTGTTCATTGCATCGGGCACGCCGCAGGAGGAGCTTCGCGGCCAGATGAAGCGCCGGGGCATTGCCGGGTATTTCAAGGCGATATACGGGTCGCCCAGGAAGAAGGCCCAGATACTGAAAGACCTTATGGCTGAGTTTAGCTTGACGCCCGGCGAGGTGCTGTTCATTGGCGACGCCATTGACGATTACCACGGGGCTGTGGAGGCAGGCACACCCTTCATAGCACGAGTGCCAAAGGGGAAAAACAGCCCATTTCCTAGCGAGGGTGTTCTGATGACTGTTCAAGATTTGGCGGACCTGACGCGGTGCTGGGACGCTCCGACAAAAACCAGCTAGACCTGCGGACGTTCTTGCCCATCGCAACTCCCGCGCTATGCTATAATTGATTTATTAACTGGCCCGAAGGCCAGTTTTTTTGACGTAAAGGGACTATGGCCTTACCTCTTCGAAATATCGCTATCATCGCCCACGTGGACCACGGCAAGACTACACTGGTGGACGCCCTGCTGAAGCAGGGCCAGGTCTTCCGGGAGAACCAGGCCGTGGGCGAACTCATAATGGACTCCAACGAGCTAGAGCGTGAGAAGGGCATTACTATACTGGCCAAGAACACGGCTATCACATATCGCGGCGTCAAGATTAACGTCATCGATACGCCGGGGCATGCCGACTTCAGCGGCGAGGTGGAGCGGGTACTGAATATGGCCGACGGTTGCCTATTGGTGGTGGATGCCGTGGACGGGCCTATGCCGCAGACCCGGTTTGTGCTGCGCCATGCCTTCCGGAAGGGCCTGAAGCCTATTGTCGTAATCAACAAGATAGACAGGCCCTTTGCCAGACCACAGGAGGTGGTGGGGCTGGTGCAGGACCTGTTCCTAGAACTGGCGACGGAAGACAGCCAGCTCGATTTTCCAATTCTCTACGCCAACGCTAAGGGGGGCTACGCGCTAGAGAAGCTGGAGGACACGCCCAAGAGCCTAGAGCCACTTTTCGAGGCTATTCTCAAGCATGTGCCGCCGCCATCGGGCAACCTGGAGGGCGGGTTCCAGATGCTGGTGACGGCGCTAAACTATTCCAGCCACATCGGCCAGATAGCCATTGGACGCATTGCGCGGGGCAAGATCAAGGTGGGCGACTCGCTGGCGCGCATCACCCGCTCCGGCGCGATGAGCAAACACAAGGCCACAAACCTTTACGTGTACCAGGGCTTGCAACAGAAAGAGGTCACCGAAGCCGAATCGGGCGAAATCATTGCGCTGGCGGGTTTGGAAGACGCTGCTATCAGCGACACCATTACCGCCGAGGAGGCACCGGAGGCACTCCCAGGCATCGACATAGGAGAGCCGACGGTGCAGATGACCTTTGGCGTCAGCACATCGCCGTTCTCAGGGCAGGACGGCAAGTATTTGACCTCCCGACAGCTTAGGGACCGGTTGCAGCGGGAGCTACGGACCAACGTCAGCCTTCGAGTGCAGGATACGGACAGCGCCGATGTTTTCCTGGTATCAGGGCGCGGCGAGCTTCATCTGGCGATACTCATCGAGACCATGCGGCGCGAGGGGTATGAGTTCCAAGTCTCCAGGCCTGAGGCTATCATAAAGGCGGTAGACGGGCAGAAGATGGAGCCTTACGAGCAGCTGTTCCTGGACATCACTGAGGACTCCATTG is a genomic window of SAR202 cluster bacterium containing:
- the typA gene encoding translational GTPase TypA, yielding MALPLRNIAIIAHVDHGKTTLVDALLKQGQVFRENQAVGELIMDSNELEREKGITILAKNTAITYRGVKINVIDTPGHADFSGEVERVLNMADGCLLVVDAVDGPMPQTRFVLRHAFRKGLKPIVVINKIDRPFARPQEVVGLVQDLFLELATEDSQLDFPILYANAKGGYALEKLEDTPKSLEPLFEAILKHVPPPSGNLEGGFQMLVTALNYSSHIGQIAIGRIARGKIKVGDSLARITRSGAMSKHKATNLYVYQGLQQKEVTEAESGEIIALAGLEDAAISDTITAEEAPEALPGIDIGEPTVQMTFGVSTSPFSGQDGKYLTSRQLRDRLQRELRTNVSLRVQDTDSADVFLVSGRGELHLAILIETMRREGYEFQVSRPEAIIKAVDGQKMEPYEQLFLDITEDSIGLLTENLSARLAQMTDMRPTGQGRLHVEYKIPTRGLIGFQRFFMKATRGNGVMNSILLGYEAMQGDLRSTRTGVMVASETGTAVAYGLNHAQELGSTFVEPGMAIYEGMIVGMHARDRDMEVNVCKEKKLTNIRSSTSDIAVKLSPPIRMTLEEALDFIVDDEMVEVTPKNIRLRKRVLSNAERYRQGRDKAVAGRR
- a CDS encoding HAD family hydrolase, with the protein product MPSKSLRAMVLDFDGVVLESNQIKAEAFRRLFSDYPEHGDAIVKLHLAHGGMSRFEKFRIIYRDFLKKPLGDDEMERLNRALGNLVDGQLMVCPFVRGAEEFLKTMAPRYPLFIASGTPQEELRGQMKRRGIAGYFKAIYGSPRKKAQILKDLMAEFSLTPGEVLFIGDAIDDYHGAVEAGTPFIARVPKGKNSPFPSEGVLMTVQDLADLTRCWDAPTKTS